TCCATTTTAATGCCGtctaataaaaatgaatgaaatactatatgaaaaataaaatttgtgtttttatctcaaatttacTTTGAtattaatgtattataattttgttcttaaaaaatattttgaaaatttaaaaaaatatttaaattattttagatattcatttttaaataaaatgagactaTTAAATGTAACAGAAACAACTTAATTAGTTAGTTCTTTATCTATCCTTTAGTTAATTACTAAAACCTTTGTTTAATAAGAATATTGAacttcaataataatatttctaattttaattttaaaattttgcttCTGCATGATTTGAAAGTTTgccattttaagaaaaagtggAAATAATTAAGTACGTTTAAAAAAcccatagaaaaaaaaattataatgcatGCTAGGGAATAAATCCACTAATTTCACCCACAAGTCCTATTCTCAGGTGTGCTATaaactccttcttcttcttcttatatatatatatatatatatatatatatatatatatatacactacaAATCCTTGGAAATTATAATCCTATCCTGTATGCGGAACTTTAATTTTGACCTTAAATCCATAGATCAATTCACTTGGTTCATTTTACTCATTTAACTCCTTGACTTTGATAAAACGAAGTAATAAGTTGTAACTAGGAAATGAACTGTTAGTTTATAAGTACTAAATGGATAAATCAACTTATtggattaaatataaaatgacataaaaagTATAACTATgtatataagtttattttataaataaaatttgcattttagaaaataacatattattatatatgattataattttgttttttcaaacgattaaattattattacgtacttattttatttttaaaaagttgtaaatattttttttattcagacaaataactttatttaaataggttacttttttcagtttttttttttatttttcaatttaaactatatattttgaattttgtttgtaaatttttcatgagttaaatatgattttagtttctcAACTATCAAGAAATTTCagttttagtccatctttcaaacttTTATACACTTTGATCATTTTCCTTAAGAAAACTATAATTCGTCGTCCTCCAAAATCAATGTCGTTAAAAGTAAGCTAATGTGACTAATGATGTGCCAcatcactcttttttttttctgagtttAGGTATGTCATGTTTCATCACACATGAATCATTCTTCCTTCTTGCGTCAAATCTCTCGTTCTGAAACTCTCATCTCTAACCAATGACTATCAGTCCTATAGACAACTCCCAATGACCAGGAGTGTCAGTTCATGTTCATCTAGTGTGTTCTGAATAATTGCTTGCTTCACTTAGTATGTTCTCTGGTTTTTGCAAGTTAGAGGCACAGTTTTAGGGTTCatgaattagggatttttttggttttctacAGGTTGCCATGGCTGCACGAAAGGGGGTTTCACGATTTGGGGGTTCTCAAAATAAAAGACACATGCAACTGAAAATCAATTTGGTGTTTTAGGGTCCCAATTTTGCCAAACAAAACGTTCATAACTTGAGGTATTATTCTTGTTTGGTAACCATCTTTAAAGCATCCTCAATTATGATCTTTTTGCAACAATTGTCCTTTCGTTTGCACATTGCCTTGTTCTTCTTGATGATCTTTGTAGCGTTCGCTAGCAAATTTCTCAGTGCATACAATTCATTGTTTTTGTGTTCTTTCTCTGGTCACTTCCTTTACCATTTAGTTCAATAGTACCTTGTCGTTTGGTGCAATATATATAGTACGTTGTCGTTCGGTTCTATAGTCTTCTGTCGTTTGATGCAGAGGTTTCTTTTGTTGTTCCATCAAAATTAACAGTGCCTCACTGCAGAAGACAACACTGAACATAAACCTTGAGAAAAGATAGAGGTCCATAGCTGTTCAAAGACCCTGCATCTACACCATCAACAACAAATTTCGCTGTAGGAGATGTTCCAAATGCCTTTTCATCCAATCTTGAATCATAGACAATAATTCTCTTTTGTTTAGGTTCAactatgaaattgaaattgaaattgaaattgatgatTGCGATGAGAAGGAAGACGCACCATGTGGaggtttttaaaaattgaggatttagggttttgtgATTTTGGTGTTCCTGGGTTCTGATTTGGGTCTCTATGGTGGTGGAGGAAGATGAATTGATGCATGATGAAGGTTTCTGGACTTCGGTTTGGCTTCACGATAGTGGTTTGGGTTTACAGGTTTGCTTCGTCAAGGTAGCGCGAAGGTCGTGCGATGGCGAAGATGAAAACGGTGATGGTGGAAGGTGGTGGTTGTGGAAAGAATGAGAGTTTTTAAGTGTACAACGCTGGTATCTAACGTGGCACACAGTGGGATCATATGTGGTACATAGTTAACCACATCAGAATAAATTTAACGTTGTTGGCTTTCGAGGactaaaaattagatttttctAAGGTGTAAGATCAAAGTGTAccaaagtttgaaagagagacgaAATCTAAAATCACATGATATatagttgaaggactaaaaacattattatatgtAATTACCATATAACattaagtaatgaaaaattacttacttaaattttataatatccaatcctttttaatttgaattacgTAGAACAATTAAAATGTAATctaacaaacattaaaaatagtGTAATGTTAGAAACTCGTGAAatgaataacttttatataataatcaaaCATTTACGTGTTGGTTATAAATtactcataaaataaaatattttattttcttacattaaAGTTGATATTGAAATTTCTTTGAAGTCATTCTTAGCATCTCCCTTAGCAAGACCTCTTGGTCCCCAAGGTTAATTAATTAGTTGCTAATTAATGTATAAGTCTATTGAGTAATAGTAACCCTTTGAACCGTCTCTTAATTTATTGGTTTCTTTAGGAACATACCTTTGACATCTTACTTGATAATTGGCCAAGTCGCATCCCATTTCTATAAgctttcaattaatttaaattttcaaaaatgaataaaattattttctgaatagattatttatttttttaatgagatgAATAATGCTTTCACCAAACATGAGTTATTTCGGAGCATCTTCCGTAACACATTCAACTCTGCCATGCATTCTTAACACAACAACGTAAAGTTGTGGTTGCCTTTCGGGCCACCTTTCCTGCTATATTGCCCTTGACTTCtatatcaatggtcaatcatCCAAAACACCCACTTATATTTATCTTGGCTCAAACTATAAACATCATAATTCTATTCCCAAATTGTTTTTCTTCGATCAAAAACATTATGTTTCTTTCGCAAAAAAACAGCTAATTAATATCTTGAGAAATTAGTTACATTTGTGCTTCCACtaacaaacatttattatttctttttctttttttgcagagtttctaaaaccaaaattcattAAACTACTTTTCCTTATTCTTGAAATCTTAATTTTCTCGCCACAAAGTCCACAACACGAGCTATGGTGAAGAAAGTTCAACTTTTGAAGTGCGGGGCAATTTAGGACGTAATTTATAGGGCTAATGAAACTTCAACGTTAAAGACTATATATATCCAACGAGGCTATAGTAATGACCAATATATTGAAAATGTAGAAATAACTAACTGAAATAAAATGGATTAGGAGCAAGAAAAAAACCAGTCATAGGTTTCACTGTATGCAAATATTTTCGTCGGAGTGACGGAGTGCAGCCTTGTAGTTTTACTACGTCGCATGTTGTGACCCAAAACAAGCTACAAACAAGGCTGGGAATTTTGAACAGAGACCATGTCAATAAAAACTGGTCAATCATGGGTTTCCTTATTTGATTTTGACTCTTTCCCATCCCCTTTCGTTTCATTATAAATAGTAACATAACGCATCTAAATACAAACTCCATACAACTGTTTCCTCATCAACCTACGAAACCCTTCATGGCTTCCATACAAACCTCGTCTCTACTTTCTTATTCTTCCTTGTCTTCAAGGAAAACAATAAATGCTGCAATCCACGTCCCAAAACTCCCGAGAGTTGATGTTTCACTGCCAAAGATACGTATTATAAAGAAGGCTGAGGAATCGAAACCCAGAGAGAAGAATACGCAGCTGCACGATTATATTGATGAACAACAGCATTCTACAAACTCCGATGCCCTTATCAAACTCTGCGCAATCCTCGAAGCTGTGGCTGACAGGGTTGAAATGCACAATAACATTGGCGAGCAACGTGATAACTGGAACACGCTGCTTTTGAACTCCATTAACATGATTACACTCACTGCAACAACCATGGCTGGTGTTGCAGCCACGTGTGGAGCTGGTGCACCACTTTTGGCTTTGAAGCTTTCTTCTGCGCTGCTGTTTTCAGCAGCCACTGGGATGTTACTCATCATGAACAAGATCCAGCCATCTCAACTCACGGAGGAACAACGGAATGCTTCTAGATTGTTCAGGAACCTTCAGAGCGAAATCGAAACCACAATTGCAGTTGGAAACCCTACCGAGGAAGATGTGAAGGGTGCAATGACGAGGGTTTTGGCGCTTGACAAAGCTTTTCCACTTCCCTTGTTGGGAGGAGCTATGCTTGAGAAATTCCCTCAGAAGTTTGAGCCTGCTGTGTGGTGGCCTTCCAAAGTGTGCGAGGGAAAAGGAAAGCCACAGAAAATGGGAAAAACGAATGGATGGAGTGAGGAACTAGAAATGGAAATGAGGGAGGTTGTTGAGGTGGTGAAGAGAAAAGACAGTGAGGACTATGAAAGGCTTGGGAACATAGCGTTGAAGATTAACAAGATCATGGCCATTTCAGGTCCTTTACTGACAGGAATTGCAGCAACAGGATCTGCATTTGTAGGGAATGATTCTTGGTTCTCATTAGTGCCTCTCATGGCCGGGTCATTGGCTGCAGTAGTTAACAGTTTTGAGCATGCAGGGCAAGTAGGCATGGTTTTTGAAATGTACAGAACCTCAGGTGGGTTCTTCAAGATGCTGGAAACCTCTGTTGAATCAACTTTGGAAGAGGAAGATttggagagaagagaaaatgggGAGCTATTTGAAATGAAGATGGCTTTGAAGTTGGGAAGAAGTGTGTCACAACTGAGGGAACTTGCTTCTAAATCAACTTCTTATCGCATGGAAGGAGTGTTTGAAATAGACGAATTTGCTAGCAAACTGTTCTGAGAGAAAACATTTGTTGAATACAtgttctttcattctttttgtgCAGTCACAACACACTCCTTTATCAGAAGGAAACTGCACACTGGCCATGTACGTTTCAGAATCTGTTCTTGAAacatttgaatatatataaattttttatgatgtgAAACAtgatatatattgatatttgatAAACTTTTACACCGTCTTCTCatcacctttttatttttacctttttcatcttttttttttattctctctcttcttttacaaatataaaaatttactttttaatatttttttttcaaaaatataattgtgaAGTGGTTGGTGTGAGATTGTAACTATAATTTTGACTATTCGTATAAAACACTTTTAagtcatttattaaaaaagcaaaatcttagaataatttttaaactaatcagtataaaatttaataagtatAACATATACAGCattgatataaaagataatacgTCACATTTGAAAGTGGAATTAAAAGGTtgtaaaatataagttattttactGGATTAAATTTATATGAGTTGCAGTATTATTGTGAGAACACttgaattaagataaaatatccATAAAACTGAAGATACTctgatattaataattattgcaAAAAACACCTTTTGACTCAAATTTTACTTGCACAAATATTTACGTTtacttaagtttttttttttttaaaaaaaaagaaactgtATTATTTTACCAATTTAGAGAGGTTTCGTAGGAAC
Above is a genomic segment from Vigna radiata var. radiata cultivar VC1973A chromosome 10, Vradiata_ver6, whole genome shotgun sequence containing:
- the LOC106774897 gene encoding probable F-box protein At4g22030, giving the protein MASIQTSSLLSYSSLSSRKTINAAIHVPKLPRVDVSLPKIRIIKKAEESKPREKNTQLHDYIDEQQHSTNSDALIKLCAILEAVADRVEMHNNIGEQRDNWNTLLLNSINMITLTATTMAGVAATCGAGAPLLALKLSSALLFSAATGMLLIMNKIQPSQLTEEQRNASRLFRNLQSEIETTIAVGNPTEEDVKGAMTRVLALDKAFPLPLLGGAMLEKFPQKFEPAVWWPSKVCEGKGKPQKMGKTNGWSEELEMEMREVVEVVKRKDSEDYERLGNIALKINKIMAISGPLLTGIAATGSAFVGNDSWFSLVPLMAGSLAAVVNSFEHAGQVGMVFEMYRTSGGFFKMLETSVESTLEEEDLERRENGELFEMKMALKLGRSVSQLRELASKSTSYRMEGVFEIDEFASKLF